The following are encoded in a window of Collinsella aerofaciens genomic DNA:
- the rlmD gene encoding 23S rRNA (uracil(1939)-C(5))-methyltransferase RlmD, whose amino-acid sequence MTGRNMKLTIESMTYGADGLAHADNGKAVFVQGAVAGDIVEAEVVQDGKSFMRARTTEILEPSPDRIQPPCPFVGICGGCSWGNLSRTAQLAAKEQNLRSTLERIGKFAPEQVDELVQPICHTKDDWGYRNKIELEPTVVNGRVRLGMHGVDPSKIVTVDMCPLFDKRFPKALKSVVGALNYLSGSHDLGLERVGIRASRRTKALEVALWTPTGSFPRSQVSRVLADAAHPTSIVRVMSKGEKKARRVSKVEMLAGEGSWTENIADGQMRLSAPSFFQVNTKGAEILIELVMEALDPQEDELAVDLYCGAGTFTLPLARRCDFVAAVEAYGPAVRDLRRNLEINKLDNVDVIGGDAVREFPDQDADVLVVDPPRAGLAPEAIDLIASTSARDVAYVSCDPATLARDLKRFVEEGTFSPVKITPVDLFPQTFHCETVVHLRRN is encoded by the coding sequence ATGACAGGCAGGAATATGAAGCTCACTATAGAATCGATGACCTACGGCGCCGACGGGCTGGCGCACGCCGACAACGGCAAGGCCGTCTTTGTGCAGGGTGCCGTGGCAGGCGACATCGTCGAGGCCGAGGTCGTACAGGACGGCAAGTCGTTCATGCGCGCCCGCACCACCGAGATTCTGGAGCCAAGCCCCGATCGCATTCAGCCTCCCTGCCCCTTCGTGGGCATCTGCGGCGGCTGCTCGTGGGGCAATCTCTCACGCACGGCACAGCTCGCCGCCAAGGAGCAAAACCTGCGCTCCACGCTCGAGCGCATCGGCAAGTTCGCTCCTGAGCAGGTCGATGAGTTGGTACAGCCCATCTGCCACACCAAGGACGACTGGGGCTACCGCAATAAAATCGAGCTCGAACCGACCGTCGTCAACGGTCGCGTGCGCCTTGGCATGCACGGTGTCGACCCCAGCAAAATCGTGACCGTCGATATGTGTCCGCTGTTCGATAAGCGCTTCCCGAAGGCACTCAAATCGGTCGTCGGCGCACTTAACTATCTAAGCGGCAGCCATGACTTGGGGCTCGAACGCGTGGGCATTCGCGCATCGCGCCGCACCAAGGCACTCGAGGTCGCACTCTGGACGCCGACAGGCTCTTTTCCGCGCTCGCAGGTCTCCCGCGTGCTGGCGGACGCCGCTCATCCCACGAGCATCGTGCGCGTGATGAGCAAGGGCGAAAAGAAGGCCCGCCGTGTCTCTAAGGTGGAGATGCTCGCCGGTGAGGGCTCGTGGACCGAGAACATCGCTGACGGCCAGATGCGCCTGTCCGCCCCATCGTTTTTCCAAGTCAACACCAAGGGCGCCGAGATTTTGATCGAGCTCGTTATGGAGGCGCTCGATCCGCAGGAAGACGAGCTTGCCGTGGACCTGTACTGCGGTGCCGGCACCTTTACCCTGCCGCTCGCCCGCCGCTGCGACTTTGTCGCTGCCGTCGAGGCCTACGGCCCCGCCGTGCGCGATCTACGCCGTAACCTGGAAATCAACAAGCTTGATAACGTCGACGTCATTGGCGGAGACGCGGTGCGCGAGTTCCCCGACCAGGACGCCGATGTCCTAGTAGTCGACCCGCCGCGTGCAGGCCTAGCACCTGAGGCCATCGACCTCATCGCCAGCACAAGCGCTCGCGATGTCGCCTATGTGAGCTGCGACCCGGCCACCCTGGCGCGCGATCTCAAACGCTTTGTCGAAGAAGGCACCTTCTCCCCCGTAAAGATCACGCCAGTCGATCTGTTCCCACAAACCTTCCACTGCGAGACCGTCGTCCACCTTAGGCGCAACTAG